A single region of the Corallococcus caeni genome encodes:
- a CDS encoding family 43 glycosylhydrolase, with protein MKPVRAVLLLSFLCSALSGTAHAQDNSRTLLMQWLADPDVYKENDDLFFLTGTGNGVVLPLYESNDLTAFRFKRDYNPSAADPTYDYCFLWAPDLSKTGSVYQLHFSGHRVPNGAACPPAGQEVTTFVATAPDLNLAFGAPQPINANTTWPRTTTGTACLPQGCNRNIRIDSATFNDGVDRWLFYVWFQNGNNISSFKLAAPGTVYNHAGPAVFATPSYEEGINEAPELFKRDGRYYLLFSGGWYNSQYAMYYVMADTVPELTRARAVRRLSLPLKNSAGRLVQSHGHNVIVERRGEYFNIFHVGAFDSAGNLTSRSTYKQRVAFKVDGAMTSLNQVSVRWNRLAGYSYSLDVVLRDGSVVGPCASVTLLGQANKTVFDGVCRSAGDRVVTKGEIAAFRIFYSNNNVWGPFVEKAYDGISDDVSLELPGGVTPFVDLEWSEEETAAQYSIDVQRRDTGAWIGPCIGVASVNKSLAWTYQGRCDTPGINVPASNIQAFRICSAVNGDWAHARCGAAAYDGRAMHSRINIP; from the coding sequence ATGAAGCCCGTCCGTGCCGTCCTGCTGCTGTCCTTCCTCTGCTCGGCCCTGTCCGGGACTGCCCACGCGCAGGACAACTCGCGCACGCTGCTGATGCAGTGGCTGGCGGATCCGGACGTCTACAAGGAGAACGACGACCTGTTCTTCCTCACCGGCACCGGCAACGGGGTGGTGCTGCCGCTGTACGAGTCGAACGACCTCACGGCGTTCCGCTTCAAGCGCGACTACAACCCGTCCGCGGCGGATCCGACCTACGACTACTGCTTCCTCTGGGCGCCGGACCTGAGCAAGACGGGCAGCGTCTACCAGCTCCACTTCTCCGGCCACCGGGTGCCCAACGGCGCGGCGTGTCCTCCCGCCGGCCAGGAGGTGACGACCTTCGTCGCCACGGCGCCGGACCTGAACCTGGCCTTCGGCGCGCCCCAGCCCATCAACGCCAACACGACCTGGCCGCGCACCACCACCGGCACGGCGTGCCTGCCGCAGGGGTGCAACCGGAACATCCGCATCGACTCGGCGACGTTCAACGACGGCGTGGACCGCTGGCTCTTCTACGTCTGGTTCCAGAACGGCAACAACATCTCCTCCTTCAAGCTGGCCGCGCCCGGCACCGTCTACAACCACGCGGGCCCGGCGGTGTTCGCGACGCCCTCCTACGAGGAGGGCATCAACGAGGCGCCGGAGCTGTTCAAGCGCGACGGGCGCTACTACCTGCTCTTCAGCGGCGGTTGGTACAACAGCCAGTACGCCATGTACTACGTGATGGCGGACACCGTTCCGGAGCTCACGCGGGCGCGGGCGGTGCGGCGGCTGTCATTGCCCTTGAAGAACTCCGCGGGCCGGCTGGTGCAGTCCCACGGCCACAACGTCATCGTCGAGCGGCGCGGCGAGTACTTCAACATCTTCCACGTGGGCGCCTTCGACAGCGCGGGCAACCTCACCTCGCGCAGCACGTACAAGCAGCGCGTGGCGTTCAAGGTGGACGGGGCGATGACGTCGCTCAACCAGGTGAGCGTGCGCTGGAACCGGCTCGCGGGGTACAGCTACTCGCTGGACGTCGTGCTGCGCGACGGGTCGGTGGTGGGCCCGTGCGCGTCCGTGACGCTGCTGGGGCAGGCCAACAAGACGGTGTTCGACGGCGTGTGCCGCAGCGCGGGGGACCGCGTGGTGACGAAGGGGGAGATCGCCGCGTTCCGCATCTTCTATTCCAACAACAACGTCTGGGGGCCGTTCGTGGAGAAGGCCTATGACGGCATCTCCGACGACGTGTCGCTGGAGCTGCCCGGCGGCGTCACGCCCTTCGTGGACCTGGAGTGGAGCGAGGAGGAGACGGCGGCGCAGTACTCCATCGACGTGCAGCGGCGGGACACGGGCGCGTGGATTGGCCCGTGCATCGGCGTGGCTTCCGTGAACAAGAGCCTGGCCTGGACCTACCAGGGGCGCTGCGACACGCCGGGCATCAACGTGCCGGCCTCCAACATCCAGGCCTTCCGCATCTGCTCCGCGGTGAACGGGGACTGGGCCCACGCCCGCTGCGGCGCCGCCGCGTATGACGGGCGGGCCATGCACTCGCGCATCAACATCCCCTGA
- a CDS encoding DUF2277 domain-containing protein, whose translation MCRSIKTLFNFEPPASDAEVRAAALQFVRKLSGTSAPSKANEEAFNRAVEDVTEVARRLMDSLVTTAPPRNRDMEAMKAKLRSARRFAPR comes from the coding sequence ATGTGCCGCAGCATCAAGACGCTCTTCAACTTCGAGCCGCCCGCGTCCGACGCGGAGGTGCGGGCGGCGGCCCTGCAGTTCGTGCGGAAGCTCAGCGGCACCAGCGCCCCGTCCAAGGCGAACGAGGAGGCCTTCAACCGTGCCGTCGAGGACGTCACCGAGGTCGCGCGCCGGCTGATGGACTCGCTGGTGACCACCGCCCCGCCGCGCAACCGCGATATGGAAGCCATGAAGGCGAAGCTGCGGTCCGCGAGGCGCTTCGCCCCGCGCTGA
- a CDS encoding LLM class flavin-dependent oxidoreductase, with product MRLDIFSEMQHPKERWSGPDHEHQIIQETLEQARLADEMGYGVWWQVEHHTAVEFSYSSAPEVMLTAIARSTKNLHVGHSSVLAPMRFNHPIRIAERAAFIDHLSGGRFQLGLARSTIPEWRTFNIEPDSTRGQMQQAFELVPKLWTQDKVSWDGPDLKLKDVSVIPKPYRKPHPPLWQACSSPASFEQAGRNGVGALGVTLWASPEEVAEMIHIYREALRTRCEPVGAFVNDQVAFFTFVHCADSEREAMENGAAKAAAWYTSGSFTFFEAKDAFVKTAAELEVLAKDPAGGGLTGQYLRKKDPNAPQSQAQRILGRIMSGETVPDEQVWEVLSAQDSLIVGTQDQVRAGLKRYQALGIDALMSFHQVGALAHDKVLKSIRLTGELIPEFRTPAAP from the coding sequence ATGCGACTCGATATCTTTTCGGAGATGCAGCATCCGAAGGAGCGCTGGAGCGGTCCGGACCACGAGCACCAGATCATCCAGGAGACGCTGGAGCAGGCGCGACTCGCGGATGAGATGGGGTACGGCGTCTGGTGGCAGGTGGAGCACCACACCGCGGTGGAGTTCAGCTACAGCTCCGCGCCGGAGGTCATGCTCACCGCCATCGCGCGGAGCACGAAGAACCTGCACGTCGGACACTCGTCGGTGCTGGCGCCCATGCGCTTCAACCATCCCATCCGGATCGCGGAGCGCGCGGCCTTCATCGACCACCTGAGCGGGGGCCGCTTCCAGCTGGGGCTGGCGCGCAGCACCATCCCGGAGTGGCGCACCTTCAACATCGAGCCGGACTCCACGCGCGGGCAGATGCAGCAGGCCTTCGAGCTGGTGCCGAAGCTGTGGACCCAGGACAAGGTGTCCTGGGACGGACCGGACCTGAAGCTCAAGGACGTCAGCGTCATCCCCAAGCCGTACCGCAAGCCGCACCCGCCGCTGTGGCAGGCATGCTCCAGCCCCGCGTCGTTCGAACAGGCGGGACGCAACGGCGTGGGCGCGCTGGGCGTGACGCTCTGGGCGTCTCCGGAGGAGGTGGCGGAGATGATCCACATCTATCGCGAGGCCCTGCGCACGCGCTGCGAGCCGGTGGGCGCGTTCGTCAACGACCAGGTCGCCTTCTTCACCTTCGTGCACTGCGCGGACAGCGAGCGCGAGGCCATGGAGAACGGCGCCGCGAAGGCCGCCGCTTGGTACACGAGCGGGTCGTTCACCTTCTTCGAGGCGAAGGACGCCTTCGTGAAGACCGCCGCGGAGCTGGAGGTGCTGGCGAAGGACCCGGCGGGCGGAGGGCTCACGGGCCAGTACCTGCGCAAGAAGGACCCGAACGCGCCGCAGTCCCAGGCGCAGCGCATCCTGGGCCGCATCATGTCCGGTGAGACCGTGCCGGATGAGCAGGTCTGGGAGGTCCTGAGCGCGCAGGACTCGCTCATCGTCGGGACGCAGGACCAGGTGCGTGCGGGGCTCAAGCGCTACCAGGCGCTGGGCATCGACGCGCTCATGTCGTTCCACCAGGTGGGCGCGCTGGCGCACGACAAGGTCCTGAAGAGCATCCGCCTCACGGGCGAGCTCATCCCGGAATTCAGGACACCGGCGGCGCCGTAG
- a CDS encoding ferrichrome ABC transporter substrate-binding protein codes for MSRRSQLLLLLGVSVLLHVALFVLLARSPSGRVRHPEPSQPIELEVVTRDARPAPPEPEEAQRPPRSPARKKDDAPAHAPSPRAKDDASGQLAEREPSTNSRPKDEAPAEAPSPPGSAAPAPLAEAPERASPPVRDVPLQLEPPGLLGGGLLKGPPSTGRTLRNVPGSEPDPKALAAREAEEARQRVDGWAKDATASARASGATPPYFAKLRQGFAERLVNPPPPNAQVVLGRLKREQLEAIERFGRTGSPFTPQERDVRRETSDRLRAAVEAGRAADMYMTDVTAPILALVAIVEVRQARDGSLIDLQVLEGSGDPKFDSWAVSHLRDALASADAPKADGVGIREDGMRTRWRLEEYLGNPRVRVHLISVY; via the coding sequence GTGTCCCGCCGCTCACAGCTGCTGCTCCTGCTCGGGGTGTCCGTGCTCCTGCACGTGGCGCTCTTCGTGCTGCTGGCGCGGAGCCCGTCCGGCCGCGTCCGGCACCCCGAGCCGTCGCAGCCCATCGAGCTGGAGGTCGTCACCCGGGACGCCCGCCCCGCGCCGCCCGAGCCCGAGGAGGCGCAGCGGCCTCCTCGCTCGCCCGCGCGGAAGAAGGACGACGCGCCGGCGCACGCACCCTCCCCGCGGGCGAAGGACGATGCGTCAGGGCAACTGGCGGAGCGAGAGCCCTCCACGAACTCGCGGCCGAAGGACGAAGCGCCAGCCGAGGCTCCCTCGCCCCCCGGGAGCGCTGCTCCGGCGCCGCTCGCGGAAGCGCCCGAGCGCGCGTCACCTCCGGTCCGGGACGTGCCGCTCCAACTGGAGCCGCCCGGGCTGCTGGGCGGTGGGCTGCTGAAGGGTCCCCCGTCGACGGGGCGGACGCTCCGCAACGTCCCAGGGTCGGAGCCGGACCCCAAGGCGCTGGCGGCCCGTGAGGCGGAGGAGGCGCGTCAGCGGGTGGATGGCTGGGCCAAGGATGCGACCGCGTCCGCGCGGGCTTCCGGCGCGACGCCTCCGTACTTCGCGAAGCTGCGCCAGGGCTTCGCCGAGCGGCTCGTGAACCCGCCTCCTCCCAACGCGCAGGTGGTCCTGGGCCGGCTGAAGCGCGAGCAACTGGAGGCCATCGAGCGGTTCGGCCGGACGGGCTCGCCCTTCACGCCCCAGGAGCGGGACGTCCGCCGCGAGACGTCCGACCGCCTGCGCGCGGCCGTGGAGGCCGGGCGCGCGGCGGACATGTACATGACCGACGTGACGGCCCCCATCCTCGCGCTCGTCGCCATCGTGGAGGTGCGGCAGGCGCGCGACGGGAGCCTGATCGACCTCCAGGTGCTGGAGGGCTCCGGGGATCCGAAGTTCGACAGCTGGGCGGTGTCCCATCTGCGCGATGCGCTCGCCAGCGCGGACGCGCCCAAGGCGGACGGCGTGGGCATCCGCGAGGACGGGATGCGGACCCGCTGGCGGTTGGAGGAGTACCTCGGCAACCCCCGCGTGCGGGTCCACCTCATCTCCGTCTACTGA